GCGTTCGAGTTGCTAGCAGCTTCAATCTTACGAGTAATGTACCACTGCTGAGCAATGGACAAGACGTTGTTCACCACCCAGTACAGGACCAGACCCGCTGGGAACCACAGGAAGAAGAAGGTGAAAATGATCGGCATCATCTTCATCACTTTAGCCTGCATTGGATCCGGCGGAGTCGGGTTCAACTGCTGTTGGATGAACATGGTTGCGCCCATGATCAACGGCAGGATGAAGAACGGATCTTTGATTGAAAGATCGGTTATCCACAGCAGCCATGGAGCCTGACGCATCTCAACGCTTTCCAGCAGTACCCAGTACAGAGCAAGGAAAACCGGCATTTGCACAAGAATCGGTAAGCAACCACCCAGCGGGTTGATCTTCTCTTTCTTGTACAGCTCCATCATCGCCTGAGACATTTTCTGGCGATCGTCACCGAACTGCTCTTTGAGTTGAGCCAGTTTAGGTGCAACGGCACGCATACGCGCCATGGATTTGTAGCTGGCAGCTGACAGTGGGAAGAAGATCAGTTTGATGATGATGGTCAAGAAAATGATCGACCAGCCCCAGTTACCCAGAATACTGTGGATAACTTCAAGCAACCAGAAGATTGGCTGAGCCAGGAACCACAGGAAACCGTAGTCCACAGTCAACTCTAGGCCTGGGGACAATGTTTTCAGATGGCCTTGAAGTTTCGGGCCGGCATACAGAATTGCGCTGGTTTCACCCTGAGCGCCGGCAGCAACCTGAATGGCCTGACCGGTAAAGCCGACAATGTAGTTACCTTGACTGTCTTTGCGGGTCTGAACCTGGTTGGTGCTGTCTTTAGCTGGGATCCAGGCTGTAACGAAATAGTGTTGGAGCCAGGCAACCCAGCCTCCTTGGACGGATTCTTTAAAGGATTGCTTGTCGATATCTTTCATCGACACTTTTTTGTACGGCTCTTCCGGTGTCCAAACTGCACCCCCCAGGTAGGTAGCGGTGCCAGTTGCGGTGGTCGATGAAGGATCGGAGCTGGCATCACGTTTGAGTTGGGCAAACATGTTGCCGCTCCAAGTGCTGCCACTCTGGTTATCGACCAAATAGCTGACGGTTACCTGATAAGAGGATGGGTCAACGCAACCTGGTTTCTTATTCATCTGCTCTTTGGCGGAGCACTGAGCATTCAGACCGCGTTTGAAGCTGAAGCGCTTGGTGTAATTGACACCTTCTTCACTGAATTTCAGGTCAACAGTCAGTTGATCCTGACCTTCAGCCAGCTCGTACGAATTTTTCTCACTTGTCCACAGGGCGCGACCGCTGGATTTGTCCGGTGCATTGCTGCCAATCAAGCCGCTTTGAGCCAGATAGGTGCGTTCGCTGCCGTTGTCGAACAGCTGGAATGGAACATCCGGACGATCCTGACGACGTGGGTATTGCAGCAAACGCAATTGCACGATGTCGCCGCCACGAGGATCAATCGCCAAGTCCAGTACATCAGTTCGTACGCGAATCAGTTGATCGTTCGCAGCAGGTGTAGCAGTGATGGCGCTTGGTTCAGCAGCTGTATTGGCGCTCGGAATATCGTCTGTAGCACCTGAAGTAGTAGTTGCAGCGGGTGTATCCGGCAATCCAGGGACTGTCGCACTACTAGTAGCAGCAACATCTGTCGGCAGCGCAGCCTGACCGTAGTCCTGGTTCCACTGGAGAACCATCATATAGGACACGACTGCTAGGGCGACGATCAGGATCGAACGTTGAATATCCATGATTATTCGGCCATCGAAGGGGAACGGGAGTTTTTTGCAGGAGGAACCGGGTCGTAACCACCAGGATTCCAAGGGTGGCAGCGTCCGAGCCGACGCACGCTCAACCAGCCACCACGCAGAACGCCATGTTGTTCAATGGCTTCCTGCGCGTAGCAAGAACAGCTTGGGTAGAAACGACAGTGACTGGCCATCAAGGGGCTGATGGCATATCGGTAAAACTGGATAGGAAGCAGGACCAGTTTACGCATGGGGACTGTCGTTTACCCCGGAAGAGGCGGCTGACTCAGGTTTTGGACTGCTGCGAGCAAGGCGCTTCCAGAGTTTTGCGAACTGACGTGCGAGTTCAGCATTTTCCAGATCGCCAAGACCTTTACGC
The Pseudomonas mendocina DNA segment above includes these coding regions:
- the yidC gene encoding membrane protein insertase YidC; this encodes MDIQRSILIVALAVVSYMMVLQWNQDYGQAALPTDVAATSSATVPGLPDTPAATTTSGATDDIPSANTAAEPSAITATPAANDQLIRVRTDVLDLAIDPRGGDIVQLRLLQYPRRQDRPDVPFQLFDNGSERTYLAQSGLIGSNAPDKSSGRALWTSEKNSYELAEGQDQLTVDLKFSEEGVNYTKRFSFKRGLNAQCSAKEQMNKKPGCVDPSSYQVTVSYLVDNQSGSTWSGNMFAQLKRDASSDPSSTTATGTATYLGGAVWTPEEPYKKVSMKDIDKQSFKESVQGGWVAWLQHYFVTAWIPAKDSTNQVQTRKDSQGNYIVGFTGQAIQVAAGAQGETSAILYAGPKLQGHLKTLSPGLELTVDYGFLWFLAQPIFWLLEVIHSILGNWGWSIIFLTIIIKLIFFPLSAASYKSMARMRAVAPKLAQLKEQFGDDRQKMSQAMMELYKKEKINPLGGCLPILVQMPVFLALYWVLLESVEMRQAPWLLWITDLSIKDPFFILPLIMGATMFIQQQLNPTPPDPMQAKVMKMMPIIFTFFFLWFPAGLVLYWVVNNVLSIAQQWYITRKIEAASNSNA
- the yidD gene encoding membrane protein insertion efficiency factor YidD, encoding MRKLVLLPIQFYRYAISPLMASHCRFYPSCSCYAQEAIEQHGVLRGGWLSVRRLGRCHPWNPGGYDPVPPAKNSRSPSMAE